One part of the Gadus macrocephalus chromosome 8, ASM3116895v1 genome encodes these proteins:
- the LOC132463496 gene encoding phospholipid phosphatase 3-like isoform X2, giving the protein MQRCLIYEKSMAPESRNGGLSLNNSGKDNSRRKLLVGVDLFCLFLVVLVAVFLHKAPLPAYQRGFFCGDTTIDLPYKNSTVPTLVLIGVGFAVPVVSIIVGESYRVRFLNEGSKSFVGNPYIAALYRQVGVFMFGCAISQSFTDIAKVSVGRLRPHFLAVCKPDFSTINCSLGYITEYQCQGPESRVQEARKSFFSGHASFSMYTMLYLVFYLQARFTWHGARTLRPLTQFTLVMLSFYTGLSRVSDHKHHPGDVLAGFVQGALVAYCIAFYVSDLFKPKGRRSTICPAPIKKDLPPADIRERSNHLIMA; this is encoded by the exons ATGCAACGCTGCTTGATATATGAAAAGAGCATGGCACCAGAATCCAGGAACGGAGGGCTTTCACTGAACAACAGCGGcaaggacaacagcaggagAAAGCTTCTGGTCGGAGTGGATCTGTTCTGCTTGTTTCTAG TGGTCCTAGTGGCGGTGTTCTTACACAAAGCCCCCCTCCCGGCCTACCAGAGGGGCTTTTTCTGCGGAGACACCACCATCGACCTGCCGTATAAGAACAGCACTGTGCCCACTCTGGTCCTCATTGGCGTGGGCTTCGCGGTGCCTGTTGTCTCA ATCATCGTGGGGGAGAGCTACCGGGTGCGCTTCCTGAACGAGGGCTCCAAGTCCTTCGTGGGGAACCCCTACATCGCCGCGCTCTACCGGCAGGTGGGCGTGTTCATGTTTGGCTGCGCCATCAGCCAGTCCTTCACGGACATAGCCAAGGTGTCCGTGGGCCGCCTGCGACCTCACTTCCTGGCCGTGTGTAAACCCGACTTCTCCACCATCAACTGCTCGCTGGGGTACATCACTGAGTACCAGTGCCAAGGCCCTGAGAGCCGCGTGCAGGAGGCCAG GAAGTCATTCTTCTCGGGACACGCCTCCTTCTCCATGTACACCATGCTGTACCTGGTG TTCTACCTGCAGGCCCGGTTCACCTGGCACGGGGCCCGCACCCTGCGCCCCCTGACCCAGTTCACCCTGGTCATGCTGTCCTTCTACACCGGCCTGTCCCGGGTGTCCGACCACAAGCACCACCCCGGAGACGTGCTGGCGGGTTTCGTACAGGGCGCCCTGGTGGCCTACTGCATC gccTTCTATGTGTCAGACCTGTTCAAGCCCAAGGGCAGGCGTTCTACCATCTGCCCGGCGCCCATAAAGAAAGATCTCCCTCCAGCGGACATCAGGGAGCGTAGTAATCACCTCATCATGGCATAG
- the LOC132463496 gene encoding phospholipid phosphatase 3-like isoform X1, translating into MQRCLIYEKSMAPESRNGGLSLNNSGKDNSRRKLLVGVDLFCLFLAGLPFLVIETSAVQPYRRGFYCSDASIKYPAKGGDTISDGVLSATGILITILSIIVGESYRVRFLNEGSKSFVGNPYIAALYRQVGVFMFGCAISQSFTDIAKVSVGRLRPHFLAVCKPDFSTINCSLGYITEYQCQGPESRVQEARKSFFSGHASFSMYTMLYLVFYLQARFTWHGARTLRPLTQFTLVMLSFYTGLSRVSDHKHHPGDVLAGFVQGALVAYCIAFYVSDLFKPKGRRSTICPAPIKKDLPPADIRERSNHLIMA; encoded by the exons ATGCAACGCTGCTTGATATATGAAAAGAGCATGGCACCAGAATCCAGGAACGGAGGGCTTTCACTGAACAACAGCGGcaaggacaacagcaggagAAAGCTTCTGGTCGGAGTGGATCTGTTCTGCTTGTTTCTAG CTGGCCTTCCTTTCCTGGTCATCGAGACCAGCGCTGTGCAGCCGTACCGCCGCGGCTTTTACTGCAGCGACGCATCCATCAAGTACCCTGCCAAGGGCGGAGACACCATCAGCGACGGCGTGCTTAGCGCCACCGGCATTCTAATCACCATCCTGTCT ATCATCGTGGGGGAGAGCTACCGGGTGCGCTTCCTGAACGAGGGCTCCAAGTCCTTCGTGGGGAACCCCTACATCGCCGCGCTCTACCGGCAGGTGGGCGTGTTCATGTTTGGCTGCGCCATCAGCCAGTCCTTCACGGACATAGCCAAGGTGTCCGTGGGCCGCCTGCGACCTCACTTCCTGGCCGTGTGTAAACCCGACTTCTCCACCATCAACTGCTCGCTGGGGTACATCACTGAGTACCAGTGCCAAGGCCCTGAGAGCCGCGTGCAGGAGGCCAG GAAGTCATTCTTCTCGGGACACGCCTCCTTCTCCATGTACACCATGCTGTACCTGGTG TTCTACCTGCAGGCCCGGTTCACCTGGCACGGGGCCCGCACCCTGCGCCCCCTGACCCAGTTCACCCTGGTCATGCTGTCCTTCTACACCGGCCTGTCCCGGGTGTCCGACCACAAGCACCACCCCGGAGACGTGCTGGCGGGTTTCGTACAGGGCGCCCTGGTGGCCTACTGCATC gccTTCTATGTGTCAGACCTGTTCAAGCCCAAGGGCAGGCGTTCTACCATCTGCCCGGCGCCCATAAAGAAAGATCTCCCTCCAGCGGACATCAGGGAGCGTAGTAATCACCTCATCATGGCATAG